The Flaviflexus equikiangi genome contains the following window.
TAGAGGGTGATTCGGTCCTTGTCTGTCTTCGGTTATCCACTCCTCAAACCGCTCTGCGCTTTTACCAGATTTCACGGATAAATGTTGATGAAATCGGTTGTTATTTCGCAAATTCCCAGGTGGACGATATATTGAAGGGGTAGGTGACAACGATCACGCCATCGATCATCGCCAGAGTCGAGGAAGCCTCAGGTGAAGGAGCGAAAATGTCTCTTTTGTTAGAAGGACAGACATGGGCAGCGCAAGCAGCATGCTCGAATGTTGATCCAGATAGTCTTTTTGTGAGGGGTGCTGCGCAAAGGCAGGTGCGCCAGGTCTGTTTCAGCTGCCCGGTGAGGCTGGAGTGCTTGGCCGATGCATTGGATTCCAATACGACGTACGGCGTGTGGGGAGGGTTGACGGAGCGCGAGCGGAGGGCTCTTCAGCGGCGATTCCCCAACGAGCAGAACTGGTATCGCAGGCTCCACACATCGGCGGATCCGATCTCTGTGGAGCTTCGTGCAGGCAGGGTTCCGCGTTTCACCAGCCGCTAAGAATTGAGAGGGTCAAGTTCGGTACCCTTGTTGCATGACGCAATGGGAATACCTCACAGCACCGCTTCTGATCCACAACACGAAGACGATTCTCGACAACTTTGGCAAGCAAGGTTGGGAACTCGTCACGATCACTCCCGGTCCCCAAGGGACAGAGAATGTCGTCGCCTATTTCAAGAGGCCGAAAGACGCATGAACGTGACGCCGAGCCAACGTTTGGCAGAGCTGGGACTCGAGCTTCCCGCCGTCACGGCGCCGCTTGCCGCGTACGTCCCATCAAAGGTGACGGGGAACGTCGTGCGGAGCTCGGGCCAGCTTCCCTTCGTCAACGGCCAGCTGGTCGCGACGGGCAAAGTGGGTACGGGAGTGTCGCCGGACCAGGCTTATGATGCTGCTCGAATCTGCGCGCTCAACGCGGTCGCGGCTGTTGCTGAGGCCGCGGGAGGCATCGATGCCATTGCCTCGATCGTCCACGTGACAGGCTTCGTCTCATCCGATCCCGAGTTTGTCGGCCAGCCGGCTGTCATCAACGGCGCCTCCGACATTCTTGGGGAGATCTTCGGCGACAGCGGCAGGCATACGAGATCTGCTGTCGGGGTCGCAGTGCTGCCGATGGATGCTCCGGTGGAAGTGGAGATCACCTGCGAGCTCGCCCCCAACCATAAAATTTAGGGGTGCGGTTAAACGTGAAACGTGTGGGGTGCTAGTCGCGGCTACCACCCCACACACGTCAGGAGGCGCGCTTCTCGAGGCGGCCGATCTCGATGAGCGTGACGGCCCGGCCTTCGAGGCGGATCCATCCGCGGGACACGAAGTCGGCGAGAGACTTGTTGACGGTCTCGCGGGAGGCCCCCACGAGGTGAGCGATCTCTTCCTGCGTGAGGTCGTGTGCGACGTAGACGCCTTCCTGGGTTCGCTCACCGAAACGGCGGGCAAGATCGAGGAGTGCCTTGGCAACGCGTCCGGGAACGTCAGCGAAGACAAGATCTGCCATCTGCTCGTTGGTCTTGCGCAGGCGTTGGGCGAGCTGGCGGAGCATGTGCTTGGCCATGTCAGGGTTCGTGTCGATGAAGCCCATGAGGTCGACGTGGGACAGCGCGAGGAGGGTCGTCGGGGCGACCGCGGTCGCGGATGTCGACCTCTTGCCCTTGTCGAACAGTGAGAGTTCGCCGATGATCTCGCCGGGGCCGAGAATGGCGATGAGGTTCTCTCGCCCATCGTCAGCCGCGTGGCCGAGCTTGATCTTGCCGTCGACGATAATGAACAGGTGCTCTCCGGAATCCCCTTCGTGGAAGAGAGATTCGCCGCGACGGAGGGTCTCCTCAGACATCAGCTCGGCGAGCTTAGCCTGATCCTCCTCAGACAGGCCAGCGAAGAGCTGAACCGAAGCGATGATGCTGGTCTCCAATGCTTTCTACCTTTCATGGTTGCCTCAACGGCGCTGGCGGTATGGCCAGTCGTCGACAATTCAGAGTCAAGACTATCCTATGTGACAGGGGGCATAATGTTGAGTATGACTGCCAAGGAACAGAAATTCCCCCCGCGCCCGCGATCGCGAGCCGCACGAGTGGATCAGGCAGTCCGCGTGAACGAGGTGTTGGCCGAGTTCTACCCCGACGCGAGATGCGAACTGGACTACTCGAATCCGCTCGAGCTGCTCGTCGCAACCGTCCTGTCTGCCCAGACCACGGATGTCAGAGTGAACTCCGTAACCCCCGAACTGTTCGTACAGTTTCCGACAGCGAAGGACTATGCGGAGGCAGACAGAGAGCTCCTGGAATCGATCCTGCGGCCCCTCGGGTTCTTCCGTTCGAAAGCGGCGTCCCTCATCGGAATCGGCCAAGCCTTGACCGAAAAATTCGATTCGACTGTTCCCCCGAACCTCGACGACCTCGTGAGCCTGCCCGGCGTGGGGCGCAAGACAGCGAATGTCGTGCTCGGCAACGCCTTCGGGATCCCCGGCATCACCGTGGATACGCACGTCGGAAGGTTGGCGAGGCGCTTGGGATGGTCGAGGAACACCGATCCCCTCAAGGTTGAGAAGGATATCGCCGACCTGCTCCCAGCATCTGTTTGGACGATGGCGTGCCACCGCCTGATCTTCCACGGGCGAAGGATCTGTGCGGCCCGAAACCCGCGATGTCAGGAGTGCCCGGTGAAGGAGCTGTGCCCGACGGGGAGAGATCTATAGGTTCTCGAGGAACCCCAGCAGGAGCTTGTTGAACTCCTCCGGGGACTCTTCGGGTGGGAAATGGCCCGTTCGCGGCATGACGACATGCGAGTAGTCTGCGGTCACACGCGACGCGGTGCGTGACCATGCGCGGGCGGGCAACAGTGGGTCGAGATCTCCCCGGATCGTCAGGACGGGAGCTTTGATCGGCCGCGAGATCTGTTCCAGATGTTCGCGCCCTGAGGGCCTCCGCGGAGATGACCACGTCCATCTCAGCTGATGAATCTGGGCCTTCGCTGCACTGGGGAGCTGCAGGGCATGAGCATAGTGCTCGGCTGCTTCCGTCGCGCCGGTGTTTCCGGGTGCCGAGAATTCTGCCAGAAGCGCCTCTAACGACTCGGGGTTCTGGAGTCGATCTTCTGCGATGCGGGGGAGGAAGGCGGCGAAATAGTGCCGCCACGTGCGGAACGTGACGTGGAGGCCAAGCCGGTAGGTATCCGCGGGATGAGGTGCGGACACGGTGACCAGGCCCTTGACCAGATCAGGTTCGAGGCTGGCGGCAGACCATGCCAGGCTGCCGCCAGCCCCCAGTCCGACGAGGACAGCGCTCGATGCTCCGAGGCTGCGGATCACGCCATGGATGTCACGGGCCAAGGTCGGCATATCAAACGTGTCACGGGTTCGATCACTCCCGCCCGCCCCGCGAATATCCATCGCGGCGACAGCGTAGCCCGCCTCCGCGAGTGCGGGGATCTGGTTCCGCCAGGCGTACCAGTACTGCGGAAAACCGTGAAGGAGGAGGACGAGCGTTGCATCCTCTCGATCATCGCCGGCGGTGGCGACATGGAACTGGGCGCCACTGGCGCGCACTAGACGATGACGCCAGGGGCCTGGCAGGGTCACGCACGAATTATCGGCGGGCACGATACTCCTCAAGATCTACGGGTGCAGGCAGGGGCCTGCACCCGCACTGAATCCTTCCTGAGGATATCCTAGGCGTCCGTCCGCCTCGACAGGAGGACTCCCCGCCTACCGAGGATTTCTCCCCGCTCCTGGCCGTGACGCCGCGCCTGGTGAGAGACGATGCCGGTCATGAACAGGAGGAAACCGAAGCCGGTGAGTCGGCCAGATGCGAGATCGTCTGTGAGATGGTGGCCGACATTGCCTGTGAAGTCGTTGTAGCTGACGAACTGTTGGATGGGCGAACTCTGGAGCACATCCTGGACAACGGTGGGGGCGAAGATCGCGATAGCGCCGGCCACGGTGATGATGAGACCGAAGACGATGGCGCCAACCGATGACAAGCTGACGAGATACCACAGCACCGCGAGGCACAGTAGCGCTCCGAGGAGCTCGAGCACGACGAGCCAGTCCACAGTTCCGGTGTTCCAGGCAGAGTCCTCGAGGCCGCTCAGGCGGACGCCCGAGTCGGCGAGCAGGTACCAGGCGAGGGGCGCAAGAAGTAGCGTCGCGAAGAAGACTCCGACATGTGCCCAGCCGCGTCCTCGCGGCTCTTCGGGGATCGGTTCTTCGAACTTGTGGGTGAAGCGCTGTTCCGGGTTGCGCTGGAGAGGCTCAGGGGGAGTGGACACATATGTCGGCTGGCCCGCATCACCGGTTCGCTGGAAAACAGACGTGCGCGTCGGGTACGCATTATCGCTCGCGGCAGGTGAGACCGGTGCCGGAGGGGCGATAAGCGTCTCATCCGCGGACCTCTGCGGCGTGACGATCGTTGCGTCATCAGTCGATGATTCTGCGGAGCCGAAGGCCCGCTCCCAGCGTTCTCTCTCAGACTCTGTGTTCGCGGCACTGTCCTCTTTGTCATCGTCAGAGAAGTCAGGCTTCCACGACTGAGTCGATTCAGTCTCGGAATCGACCGGGGGAAGGATTGGGTCGTCGAGACGCGGCGACTGGTCCGTTGCCTGGTCCTCGGGCTCGACGGCGGCGTCAGATCCGCCAAGCTCGTCGCTCTCTGGCCGGACCTGTGACGCTGCGGTGTCAGGCTCGCCGGCAGGCTCTGGGAGCGGGTCGAGAATATCGTCGTGGGCGTCCTCGTGGTCCGGGCGCGAATATGGATCGGTGGGTGTCGACACGGTGACCTCCTAGTCTGTGATAAGTCGACGCTATACCGAACAGGGATCGAATTGTGTATCACGCGCCCGCCGACCTACCGTTACAGCCATGGACAGTGGGGATACGGCAATGGGTTCTGCTCTCGATGCGCTGGCGACATTGCCGGAGGCATCCGCTGGCGCCGCCCGAGTATCTCAGGCGGTGAGGGCTGTTCGGTTCTCGACGGGCCTGCGCCGGGGCTGGGCGGAGGCCCGCACCGAGGCGAGTATCCAGTGGGTGGTCAACGACTATCGGGCGAGCGGTGGGGAGATCTCCACCCGCACGCTGAGGGAACAGGTTGCCTGGCTGGGGGAGCCCAGCGCGCCGCGCGCTTCGGCGGCGTGGCGCTGCCACTCCGAGGTCGTCGCCGATATGCCGCCGCTTGTCACGAAAGATACTGCCCCCGCACCGCATGCGTCGACGCGAACAATGCTCGCCCGCCTTCACCGCGACGCTTCCTCCGCGCATCCAGACATGAGTGTGCGACAGCGTGCCGGGATCTTGTCCACTGAGGACTCCGTCCGACAGGATCTCCTGCTAGACATCGCAGAGTCGGCCGCCCCCGGTCTTGTCACCATCGCCGTGCTTCTCGGTCAATGGCTCTCCCAGCCGCTGTCTGCCGAGGGCAACGCAACGATCAGGGATAGCTTCGTGCGGTGGTTTGCCACGGTGCGAGGTTTCGAGCCGACAGGGACAGCCGTTCTGGATATCAAGACTCTCGAATCGCATCTGTCCGACTACGAGTCGGGAAGCTCTGCCGGGATGGATGCGTGGCTTGGGCACGTGGCCGACATGTACGTGTCCGCCATGACGAGATCTCTTCGCATCTCACAATCGATCCTTGCCGGGCGTACTGATCCCGAACTCGGCTAGGGGCATCCACAGAACCGATTCTCGACGCCTGATCGAGGGAAGATGCGCACAAGAATCGGGCCATGAACGACAAGGTTTCCCATCGCAGGGTCAGGACCCAGCCGCTGACGACAGTTCTCATCCGCGCGTCCAGCCCAGAACTCCTCACGGACATCGAACGACTCGCAGAGGTCGCGGGAGTCGATACGGCCACGGTTCCTGTATCGGGAGAGGCGCCCCCGGCAATACTCACACTCGTCGAAGAGTCGGGCACGACGAGAACGGCAAGAGCCAGTTTCAACGAACTGTTCCAACCGGAGTTCGCAGGTAAGTCGGTCAGCGTCAATCCGCGCACAGAACCTGCGGACCTGCTGGAACTGTTCGTCGCGGCGGGCGCAACCCAACGAGGCGTCATCGTCGGCGTGATCGGCTGTCACGGCGGCGCGGGAGCGACTGTGCTTGCAACGATGCTGGCGCGACAGCTAGCGCAGGATGGGACGACGTCGCTCATTGACATGGATCCCCTCTCGCCCGGGTACGGGATGCTGCTCAGCCTCGAGGCGGGAGGCAAACGGTGGCCAGATATCGGCAAAGAGAACGGAACCCTGCTTCCGGGTCGGCTCGTGGATTCGCTTCCGAGATGGAAGAGCGTGCGAGTTCTCACCGGTGACGACAGGGGTGCTATTCCTCTCTCCGGCCGTGCAGGAATCCTTGCAGCGTCAGCAGTATCCCAGGTCAGTGCGGTGACGGTCGTCGACCTGCCACGCTTCGCGCTCCTCAAACTCAACCCGGCCTCGGAGTGGCTCACGTGGCTCGACCATCTCGTCACAGTGACACGGCCAGACGTCACGTGCCTCGCCGCAGCGAAACGGACACTGAGCCTCATCCCGCCCGCCCTCGCCCACACGCTCGTCGTGGGAGGTGTGAAGAGCGTCGGGCAGGCGGACGATGCCGCCCATCAACTTGGCATGGAGGGATGTCCGCTCCGGTACGAGCGAACATTCGATGGCGACATCGCCCACGGAATGACACCGGGAGATCGCCTCCGCTCGGGATCCGCCCGCGATATTCGCCGCATCGCAACCAGGGTCCTCTCGTGAGCCCTCTCTTCGCAGACCTTGCCGCCGCACGTGCCGCCGTGGTCGGCGGGGACCGGATCGGCACGGTTCTTGCAGGGGCCGTCCCCGATGCGATCTCCATCGCCTCCGTCGCCTCTGTCGGCCAAGGAATCCTGCAACAGCTCGAGGGTGCAGGCCCCGTGCTCCAGCCGCTCCTCGAGGATCCCGAGGTGACGGATGTCCTCGTCAACGGAACCGAGGGCGTGTGGGTGGACCGAGGGAACGGACTCGAACGCGTGAGCCACACGACGGAAGACCTCAATGACCCCTTGGAGGTGCGAAAACTCGCTGTCCGGCTTGCAGCGACCTGCGGTCAGCGCCTCGACGATGCGTCCCCGATCGTCGATGGAACATTTCCTACCGGGGTACGCCTTCATGCAGTCCTTCCGCCGCTTGCTGCGGAGGGCACTCTGATCTCTCTGCGCACGCAGCGAACTGTGGCACTGACTCTCGATGATCTCGTCGAATCGGGAACCTCGAGTGTGCCCATGGCACGAGCTGTGTCAGCGATGGTCGGTGCAAAAGCGAACGTCATGATCTCGGGTGCAACCGGTTCGGGCAAGACAACCCTCCTTTCTGCGCTCCTCGGGTTGGTTCCGCCTGCCGAACGGATCGTCGTCATCGAAGAGTCGGCCGAACTCCGGCCCACCCATCCCCATTGCGTCCACCTTCAAGTGCGTCACGCCAACGTGCAGGGGGCCGGCGAGGTCTCGATGAGCGATCTCGTTCGAGCGGCAATGAGAATGCGACCGGACAGGCTTGTCCTCGGTGAGTGTCGAGGCGCAGAAGTCAGAGATGTTCTCGCAGCCCTGAACACAGGCCACGAGGGCGGGTGGGCCACCATTCATGCCAATACGGCGCAGGATGTGCCGGCCAGGCTTGTGGCTCTCGGGGCGCTCGCGGGCATGTCAGAACCAACAGTTGCCGCCCAAGCCTCGTCAGCGCTCGACGCCATCATCCACATCCGCCGAACATCAGGTGGGAGGCGGATCGACCACGTGGCCGTGCTGTCGCGGGATGAGGGGCGCCTGGTCTCGGAGCCTGCACTCGTCACGCGTGGCGGCGAGACAGCACCTGGGCCAGGATGGGAGAGGCTGGCGGCCCGATTGGGCATCGAGAAGAGCTTCCTATGATCGTCGCGCTGTGCGCTGGCCTTGCTCTCGCTGCCGCGATCCTCACGACGACGAGCGGACGTCGTTTGCCCCGACCTGCCGTGACTCGCTCTCGAACGAGACGAGCCTCGATCTCCATACCGCGCCGCCACGACATTGATCTCGGCGTGCTGGCGACCGATGTTGCGACGCGACTCCGTGCGGGCATGGGGGTCGAACAGGCGTGGCGACTCTCTCTCCAGCGGGCGGGGCTGCCTGCCCGCCAACCAGTCCTCGATACGCAGGGGTCCCCGCGGATCCTCAACGAATTGGACGCGAGCGATGGAGTGCTGGCAGAAGCCCTTGCCCTGGTCAAGGGGGAGCCGAGAATAACCCACCTGACGCGGATCGCGCTCCCGTCGCTACTGACCGCTACGCGCCTCACGTGGCAGACAGGAGCTCCGATGGCGGACGTCCTCGACGAGTGCGCCGCTGGTCTCACGGAGGCGGGAGAGGCGCAGACGGCCCGAGAAATCGCTCTTCAAGGGCCGAAGTCGACAGCTGCGATGCTGGCGTGGCTGCCGCTGCTCGGACTGGGCCTGGGGCTGTTCATGGGCGTCGACCCCCTGGGTTTCCTCTTCGGATCCACACTCGGTCGAATCTTCCTCATCGCTGGTTCTATCTGTGAAATAGCGGGAATCGTCGTTGTGAGAAAGATGGTTCGCTCCGCACAGTCGGATGGTGCGATCGGGCGGGCCTCATGATCGCCATCCTCGTCGCGACTGTTCTTCTTGCGCTGCTGTGGCCGCCGCGCCGGCTTCCGCGCCCGCCCAAGGCGCCCCCGATCAAAGCGAAGCCCATTGATGAGGCGATGATCATCGATCTCGCGACTGCTCTCGTGTCCGCGGGGGCTGCTATTCCGACCGTCCTACAGGCGCTCGGCACGTGCCTGCCGCCGGGGGATGAGGCTGAGGACGCGATGAGGGCGAGCCGGTCCCTGCTCATGGGCGCGTCCTGGGAGGAGGCGTGGCAGACCAGCTCGGGCCGGCTATCGAGGTTGTCAGCCGCACTCGAACCGGCTTGGGTCGACGGCGCCCCGCCCGTTGTCATGCTTCGCCGCGCCGCCGCATCCGTGCGGGCGCGGCGTCTCAAGGATGCTCAGGAGGCCGCTGCGCGGCTCGGTGTCCGTCTCGTCCTGCCGTTGGGCCTCTGCTTCCTGCCGGCCTTCTTCCTCATCGGGGTTGCGCCAGTCATCATCTCCATGGGGATGATGGTCTTCGGCGGTCGCTAGAAGAGTGCAATC
Protein-coding sequences here:
- a CDS encoding WhiB family transcriptional regulator, with the translated sequence MSLLLEGQTWAAQAACSNVDPDSLFVRGAAQRQVRQVCFSCPVRLECLADALDSNTTYGVWGGLTERERRALQRRFPNEQNWYRRLHTSADPISVELRAGRVPRFTSR
- a CDS encoding DUF4177 domain-containing protein; the encoded protein is MTQWEYLTAPLLIHNTKTILDNFGKQGWELVTITPGPQGTENVVAYFKRPKDA
- a CDS encoding RidA family protein, which codes for MTPSQRLAELGLELPAVTAPLAAYVPSKVTGNVVRSSGQLPFVNGQLVATGKVGTGVSPDQAYDAARICALNAVAAVAEAAGGIDAIASIVHVTGFVSSDPEFVGQPAVINGASDILGEIFGDSGRHTRSAVGVAVLPMDAPVEVEITCELAPNHKI
- a CDS encoding Crp/Fnr family transcriptional regulator, which translates into the protein METSIIASVQLFAGLSEEDQAKLAELMSEETLRRGESLFHEGDSGEHLFIIVDGKIKLGHAADDGRENLIAILGPGEIIGELSLFDKGKRSTSATAVAPTTLLALSHVDLMGFIDTNPDMAKHMLRQLAQRLRKTNEQMADLVFADVPGRVAKALLDLARRFGERTQEGVYVAHDLTQEEIAHLVGASRETVNKSLADFVSRGWIRLEGRAVTLIEIGRLEKRAS
- the nth gene encoding endonuclease III, whose translation is MTAKEQKFPPRPRSRAARVDQAVRVNEVLAEFYPDARCELDYSNPLELLVATVLSAQTTDVRVNSVTPELFVQFPTAKDYAEADRELLESILRPLGFFRSKAASLIGIGQALTEKFDSTVPPNLDDLVSLPGVGRKTANVVLGNAFGIPGITVDTHVGRLARRLGWSRNTDPLKVEKDIADLLPASVWTMACHRLIFHGRRICAARNPRCQECPVKELCPTGRDL
- a CDS encoding alpha/beta fold hydrolase; the encoded protein is MRASGAQFHVATAGDDREDATLVLLLHGFPQYWYAWRNQIPALAEAGYAVAAMDIRGAGGSDRTRDTFDMPTLARDIHGVIRSLGASSAVLVGLGAGGSLAWSAASLEPDLVKGLVTVSAPHPADTYRLGLHVTFRTWRHYFAAFLPRIAEDRLQNPESLEALLAEFSAPGNTGATEAAEHYAHALQLPSAAKAQIHQLRWTWSSPRRPSGREHLEQISRPIKAPVLTIRGDLDPLLPARAWSRTASRVTADYSHVVMPRTGHFPPEESPEEFNKLLLGFLENL
- a CDS encoding TadA family conjugal transfer-associated ATPase; its protein translation is MSPLFADLAAARAAVVGGDRIGTVLAGAVPDAISIASVASVGQGILQQLEGAGPVLQPLLEDPEVTDVLVNGTEGVWVDRGNGLERVSHTTEDLNDPLEVRKLAVRLAATCGQRLDDASPIVDGTFPTGVRLHAVLPPLAAEGTLISLRTQRTVALTLDDLVESGTSSVPMARAVSAMVGAKANVMISGATGSGKTTLLSALLGLVPPAERIVVIEESAELRPTHPHCVHLQVRHANVQGAGEVSMSDLVRAAMRMRPDRLVLGECRGAEVRDVLAALNTGHEGGWATIHANTAQDVPARLVALGALAGMSEPTVAAQASSALDAIIHIRRTSGGRRIDHVAVLSRDEGRLVSEPALVTRGGETAPGPGWERLAARLGIEKSFL
- a CDS encoding type II secretion system F family protein, which codes for MIVALCAGLALAAAILTTTSGRRLPRPAVTRSRTRRASISIPRRHDIDLGVLATDVATRLRAGMGVEQAWRLSLQRAGLPARQPVLDTQGSPRILNELDASDGVLAEALALVKGEPRITHLTRIALPSLLTATRLTWQTGAPMADVLDECAAGLTEAGEAQTAREIALQGPKSTAAMLAWLPLLGLGLGLFMGVDPLGFLFGSTLGRIFLIAGSICEIAGIVVVRKMVRSAQSDGAIGRAS
- a CDS encoding type II secretion system F family protein; translation: MIAILVATVLLALLWPPRRLPRPPKAPPIKAKPIDEAMIIDLATALVSAGAAIPTVLQALGTCLPPGDEAEDAMRASRSLLMGASWEEAWQTSSGRLSRLSAALEPAWVDGAPPVVMLRRAAASVRARRLKDAQEAAARLGVRLVLPLGLCFLPAFFLIGVAPVIISMGMMVFGGR